Proteins encoded within one genomic window of Humulus lupulus chromosome 1, drHumLupu1.1, whole genome shotgun sequence:
- the LOC133791549 gene encoding protein LIFEGUARD 2: MWAQPYGKTDVEAGSRPLYPMMLESPELRWSFIRKIYSIIAIQLLATIAVAATVVSVHPIAHFFVSSGAGLALYIVLLITPFIVLCPLYYYYQKHPVNYLLLGIFTISLAFSVGLTCAFTSGKVILESVILTAVVVVSLTLYTFWAAKRGHDFNFLGPFLFGAVMVLMVFAFIQILFPLGKISVMIYGCLASIIFCGYIIYDTDNLIKRYTYDEYIWAAVSLYLDIINLFLALLTVFRAADS, encoded by the exons ATGTGGGCTCAGCCGTACGGGAAGACTGATGTAGAGGCCGGGAGTAGGCCTCTTTACCCGATGATGCTGGAGAGCCCTGAACTCCGGTGGTCCTTTATTCGCAAGATTTATTCCATTATTGCCATCCAATTGCTTGCCACCATCGCCGTCGCCGCCACCGTTGTCTCCGTTCATCCGATTGCCCACTTCTTTGTCAGTAGCGGGGCTGGCTTAGCTCTTTATATCGTCCTTTTAATCACTCCCTTCATCG TTTTGTGCCCTTTGTATTATTACTACCAGAAGCATCCGGTGAATTATCTTCTACTTGGGATTTTCACTATTTCTCTTGCATTCTCGGTTGGTTTGACTTGCGCTTTTACCAGTG GCAAGGTAATTTTGGAGTCTGTGATTCTAACCGCTGTTGTAGTAGTTAGTCTCACTCTCTACACATTTTGGGCTGCAAAGAGAGGTCATGACTTCAACTTCCTTGGACCCTTTTTGTTTGGAGCCGTGATGGTTCTTATGGTGTTTGCTTTTATTCAG ATTCTCTTTCCGCTGGGTAAGATCTCAGTGATGATATATGGGTGCCTGGCATCAATCATATTCTGTGGATACATCATATACGACACAGACAACTTGATCAAGCGCTATACATATGATGAATACATTTGGGCTGCGGTTTCCTTGTACTTGGATATTATTAACCTCTTCCTCGCACTGTTGACTGTTTTCAGAGCTGCAGATAGCTGA
- the LOC133791545 gene encoding VAN3-binding protein, which produces MEENLPLKCLRRPEYNTHLPESPRVPMEFLSRSWSASALQVSKALLTPNNNNNSNPSCMASKSANSSSSCTNTSISEDVIEESEELPMLAGHQFSFATSATSQLVLDRIMSQSMREEVSPLTSGRLSHSSGPLNGGSLTETDSPPVSPSEEYDDVVKFFRSNNSIQHLFNGGRASAGNVNNAPTTGGAKTVGRWLKDRKEKKKEESRAQNAQIHAAISVAGVAAAVAAIAAATAASSSSRKNEQAAKTDTAMASAATLIAAQCAEAAESLGADHEHLASVVSSAVNVRSYDDILTLTAAAATALRGAATLKARAMKEVWNIAAVIPVEKGMALGVCGKTNMDQLNANISGEICPPDNLPIVCNQDLLARGTELLKRTRKGDLHWKIVSVYIHRTGQVMLKMKSKHVGGTFTKKKKNVVLEVCKDMPAWPGRHLFDGAEQRRYFGLKTEARGLVEFECKTQSDYELWTQGVSKLLSIVAERKNNR; this is translated from the exons ATGGAAGAGAATTTACCTCTAAAATGCCTTCGCCGGCCGGAGTACAATACCCACCTGCCGGAGAGTCCAAGAGTTCCAATGGAGTTTCTTTCGAGGTCATGGAGTGCCTCAGCTCTCCAAGTCTCGAAAGCTTTGCTGACAcctaacaacaataataacagTAACCCTTCTTGTATGGCGTCCAAGTCTGCCAATAGCTCCTCTTCTTGTACTAATACTTCTATATCTGAAGATGTCATAGAAGAGTCCGAGGAGCTCCCCATGTTGGCCGGACACCAGTTTTCTTTTGCAACCTCTGCTACTTCCCAACTCGTCCTCGACCGTATAATGTCCCAGTCTATGAGAGag GAAGTATCACCATTAACATCGGGTAGACTCTCCCACAGCAGTGGACCCTTGAATGGAGGTTCTCTGACAGAGACAGACAGCCCCCCAGTATCTCCATCAGAAGAATATGACGACGTCGTTAAG TTTTTCCGTTCCAACAACAGCATACAACACCTGTTCAATGGTGGACGAGCCAGCGCCGGCAATGTCAATAATGCCCCCACCACAGgcggagccaagactgtggggaGGTGGCTCAAGGAcaggaaagaaaagaagaaagaggaaAGCAGAGCCCAAAACGCGCAGATCCACGCCGCAATCTCGGTCGCCGGGGTGGCTGCTGCCGTGGCCGCCATTGCGGCTGCTACTGCAGCTTCATCTTCCTCAAGAAAGAATGAGCAAGCAGCCAAAACAGACACAGCCATGGCGTCCGCAGCCACGTTAATAGCCGCACAATGTGCTGAGGCTGCAGAGTCTCTTGGAGCTGACCATGAGCACCTCGCTTCGGTGGTCAGCTCTGCTGTTAATGTCCGCTCTTATGATGATATCCTAACTCTCACAGCTGCAGCAGCCACAG CTTTACGTGGTGCCGCGACACTGAAGGCGAGGGCCATGAAAGAAGTGTGGAATATTGCGGCAGTGATACCAGTAGAGAAGGGAATGGCACTCGGTGTTTGTGGTAAAACCAATATGGATCAACTTAATGCTAACATCAGCGGAGAGATATGCCCTCCAGACAATTTGCCCATCGTTTGTAACCAGGATCTTCTGGCTAGGGGGACTGAGCTACTCAAACGAACACGTAAAG GTGATCTTCACTGGAAAATAGTCTCTGTTTACATTCATCGAACTGGGCAA GTGATGCTGAAAATGAAAAGCAAACACGTAGGTGGGACATTCACCAAGAAGAAAAAGA ATGTTGTGTTGGAAGTTTGTAAGGACATGCCGGCTTGGCCAGGACGACACTTATTCGATGGCGCGGAACAGCGTCGTTACTTTGGATTGAAAACCGAGGCACGTGGGCTTGTGGAGTTTGAGTGCAAGACTCAGAGCGACTATGAACTCTGGACTCAAGGGGTCTCGAAGCTGCTTTCCATTGTTGCCGAGAGAAAGAATAATCGTTGA
- the LOC133791575 gene encoding uncharacterized protein LOC133791575, translating into MDKAEILELFELPYSDLLLLSSDCVQSSSSSPAELQRLDLVKRHIMETLGPMGPGLLSVSGVPNSSVLRRDLPLARNLALLDSDRRIRILKENQLGSDVPLKNPGRNVSSFAMQLRYGEQNSSSRGDLVFSDRAKEFENLGGNLKELGFCMMELGLRLARVCDSAIGGRELEQSLLESRASKGRLIHYHSKLDARLLLKLNAKKKGENSKREQKKIEQAHVEQEASKACSGSDLWQQWHYDYGIFTILTAPLFLLQAIEEEDQFMEYRYKECGYPNGHTCLQIHDPNKKGIFMANSSPESFIIQVGESAEVLSKGKLRAALHSVSRPGKLENLSRETFVVFLQPAWEKVLCISGDPMKCLGLEDQCLNPLSSEEEEGIGERIEEIEKVVPPLSSRLKNGMTFAEFSRETTRQYYGGSGLQSNR; encoded by the exons ATGGACAAAGCTGAAATCTTAGAGCTTTTCGAACTCCCTTACTCGGATCTCCTACTCCTATCCTCAGATTGTGTTCAATCATCGTCTTCGTCTCCGGCGGAGCTTCAGAGACTAGATTTAGTGAAACGACACATAATGGAAACCCTAGGGCCCATGGGCCCAGGCCTGTTATCAGTTTCCGGCGTTCCCAATTCCTCGGTTCTCCGCCGGGACCTTCCACTCGCTCGTAATCTCGCTCTTCTCGATTCAGACCGTCGCATTCGCATTCTCAAG GAGAACCAATTGGGGAGTGACGTCCCGTTGAAGAATCCGGGGAGAAATGTGTCATCTTTTGCGATGCAATTGAGGTACGGCGAGCAGAATTCGAGTTCGAGAGGAGATTTAGTGTTTAGTGATAGGGCAAAGGAGTTTGAGAACCTGGGAGGTAATTTGAAGGAGCTAGGGTTTTGCATGATGGAGCTCGGGCTCCGACTCGCTCGAGTCTGCGATTCCGCCATTGGAGGCCGAGAATTGGAGCAGAGTTTATTGGAGTCGCGTGCGTCCAAAGGACGTCTTATCCACTATCATTCGAAGCTAGATGCGCGGCTTCTTCTGAAACTAAATGcaaagaaaaagggtgagaaTTCGAAACGAGAACAGAAGAAGATAGAGCAAGCCCATGTCGAGCAGGAAGCTTCAAAGGCATGCTCTGGTTCAGATTTATGGCAGCAATGGCACTATGATTATGGGATATTTACTATTCTGACGGCACCACTTTTTCTCTTGCAAGCAATTGAAGAAGAAGATCAATTCATGGAGTATCGTTATAAAGAATGTGGTTACCCCAACGGCCATACATGCTTGCAAATACATGATCCCAACAAGAAAGGCATTTTCATGGCGAATTCCTCTCCTGAAAGTTTTATCATTCAGGTTGGGGAATCAGCTGAGGTACTTTCAAAAGGCAAGCTTCGGGCGGCTCTTCATTCTGTTTCAAGACCTGGGAAGTTGGAAAATTTGAGCAGAGAAACCTTTGTGGTGTTCCTGCAGCCAGCATGGGAAAAAGTTCTGTGCATTTCGGGTGACCCTATGAAGTGCTtgggtttagaggaccaatgtcTGAACCCGTTGTCTTCCGAGGAAGAAGAAGGCATCGGTGAGAGAATTGAAGAAATCGAGAAGGTAGTACCACCATTATCGTCTCGGTTAAAGAACGGTATGACTTTTGCTGAGTTTTCCCGTGAAACCACCAGGCAGTATTATGGTGGCAGTGGTTTGCAATCTAATAGATAA